Proteins co-encoded in one Pelobates fuscus isolate aPelFus1 chromosome 5, aPelFus1.pri, whole genome shotgun sequence genomic window:
- the LOC134612299 gene encoding olfactory receptor 11L1-like, with the protein MSLKNRSSVTKFILLGFDDLYGSNIFFFIMFLIIFILTLSGNFLIILLVSKSRHLHSPMYFFLCHLSFSDILLTTNTLPNLMEAILLGGKEITFLGCIAQFYFFSATTITECLMLAVMSYDRYLAICVPLRYTSFMDFKLCMCLSVLPWILGFTVNLSGIIPVSNFQFCDGNVVDHIYCDLSPLQKLSCSDSSFVEFLVFVFSTPIFICPCGFIIMTYAYIFFTIIKIPSISGRQKAFSTCSSHLLVVGAFYGTLITKYMIPSIGHSLLMNKIISLLHTVFTPLFNPIVYSLRNQDIKNAFKMFFKVRPCY; encoded by the coding sequence ATGTCTTTAAAGAATAGATCAAGCGTTACAAAATTCATTCTTCTGGGCTTTGATGACCTTTATGGCtccaacatttttttctttatcatgTTCCTAATTATTTTCATCTTGACTTTGAGTGGAAACTTTCTGATCATTTTATTAGTTTCAAAGAGCCGTCACCTTCATTCTCCCATGTACTTCTTTCTTTGTCATTTATCATTTTCTGATATTTTGCTCACAACAAATACTCTGCCAAATCTAATGGAAGCAATCTTATTGGGTGGAAAAGAAATTACCTTTCTTGGTTGCATAGCCCAATTTTATTTCTTTAGTGCCACAACTATTACAGAATGTCTAATGCTAGCAGTGATGTCCTATGATCGATATCTCGCTATATGTGTCCCATTACGTTACACCTCTTTCATGGACTTtaaactatgtatgtgtctgtctgtcttgccCTGGATATTAGGATTTACCGTGAACCTATCAGGTATCATACCGGTATCCAACTTTCAGTTCTGTGATGGAAATGTCGTTGACCACATATATTGTGACCTGTCCCCTCTTCAAAAACTTTCATGCTCAGACTCATCTTTCGTGGAATTTCTTGTCTTTGTGTTTTCTACCCCAATATTTATCTGTCCTTGTGGTTTTATTATAATGACTTATGCTTATATCTTCTTTACAATAATTAAGATTCCTTCGATCTCCGGAAGACAGAAAGCCTTTTCAACCTGCAGTTCCCACCTTCTCGTGGTGGGTGCATTCTATGGGACATTAATAACCAAGTATATGATACCATCCATAGGACATTCATTGCTTATGAACAAGATTATATCATTGCTGCATACGGTGTTTACTCCTTTATTCAATCCTATAGTATATAGTCTAAGAAACCAAGATATCAAAAATgcctttaaaatgtttttcaaagTTAGACCATGTTATTAG
- the LOC134612300 gene encoding olfactory receptor 11L1-like, with amino-acid sequence MPGKNVSVVTEFILLGFGDLHSFKIVLFIVFLSIFLFTLTGNLLIILLVSISHHLHSPMYFFLCHLSLTDIVLSTNTLPNLLGAILNGGKRITIIGCITQFYFFSGITITECFLLAVMSYDRYLAICVPLRYISIMDFILLTCLSALPWMVGFILNLVAATLVAKFQFCDGNIVDHIFCDLSPLQKLSCSDSSLVEFLVFVCSTPVFICPCGFIVVTYIYIFLTILRMPSTVGRQKAFSTCSSHLLVVGAFYGTLITKYMIPSIGHSLLFNKIISLLSTVFTPLFNPLVYSLRNQDIRIALRKISER; translated from the coding sequence ATGCCTGGAAAAAATGTTTCGGTTGTCACAGAATTCATTCTTCTTGGCTTTGGAGATCTTCACAGCTTCAAAATTGTGTTATTCATTGTATTTCTAAGTATTTTCCTCTTCACGTTAACTGGAAATCTTTTGATTATTTTGTTAGTTTCAATTAGTCATCACCTTCATTCTCCCATGTATTTTTTCCTTTGTCATCTTTCATTGACTGATATTGTTTTGTCAACAAATACTCTCCCCAACCTTCTGGGTGCAATCTTAAATGGTGGAAAAAGAATTACAATTATTGGTTGTATAACTCAATTCTATTTCTTTAGTGGTATTACTATTACAGAATGTTTCCTGCTCGCAGTGATGTCCTATGATCGATACCTGGCTATATGTGTTCCATTGCGTTATATCTCTATCATGGACTTTATATTGCTCACCTGTCTGTCTGCTTTGCCCTGGATGGTAGGTTTTATCCTAAACCTTGTTGCTGCTACACTTGTAGCTAAATTTCAGTTCTGTGATGGAAACATTGTTGACCATATATTTTGTGATCTTTCCCCTCTCCAAAAACTTTCATGTTCCGACTCATCTCTTGTGGAATTTCTAGTCTTTGTATGCTCCACCCCAGTATTCATTTGTCCTTGTGGTTTTATTGTAGtgacttatatttatattttcctcACAATACTTAGGATGCCTTCCACCGTAGGAAGACAGAAGGCATTTTCAACCTGCAGTTCCCACCTTCTCGTGGTTGGTGCATTCTATGGGACATTAATAACCAAGTACATGATACCATCCATAGGTCATTCATTGCTTTTCAATAAGATTATATCATTGCTGTCTACTGTATTCACCCCTCTATTTAACCCTTTAGTATACAGTCTAAGAAACCAAGACATCCGGATAGCACTAAGAAAGATTTCTGAACGTTAG